One segment of Passer domesticus isolate bPasDom1 chromosome 28, bPasDom1.hap1, whole genome shotgun sequence DNA contains the following:
- the GFPT1 gene encoding glutamine--fructose-6-phosphate aminotransferase [isomerizing] 1 isoform X1 produces the protein MCGIFAYLNYHVPRTRREILETLIKGLQRLEYRGYDSAGVGLDGGNDKDWEANACKIHIIKQTGKVKALDEEVHKQQDMDLDIEFDVHLGIAHTRWATHGEPKPVNSHPQRSDKNNEFIVIHNGIITNYKDLQKFLESKGYDFESETDTESIVKLVKYMYDNRDSDDISFSTLVERVIQQLEGAFALVFKSVHYPGQAVGTRRGSPLLIGVRSEHKLSTDHIPILYRTAVQSMDHSFDGISIKMEEGKDKKGSCNLSRVDSTTCLFPVEEKAVEYYFASDASAVIEHTNRVIFLEDDDVAAVVDGRLSIHRVKRTAGDHPGRAVQTLQMELQQIMKGNFSSFMQKEIFEQPESVVNTMRGRVNFDDYTVNLGGLKDHIKEIQRCRRLILIACGTSYHAGVATRQVLEELTELPVMVELASDFLDRNTPVFRDDVCFFLSQSGETADTLMCLRYCKERGALTVGITNTVGSSISRETDCGVHINAGPEIGVASTKAYTSQFVSLVMFALMMCDDRISMQERRKEIMRGLKGLPDLIKEVLSMDDEIQKLATELYHQKSVLIMGRGYHYATCLEGALKIKEITYMHSEGILAGELKHGPLALVDKLMPVIMIIMRDHTYAKCQNALQQVIARQGRPVVICDKEDIETIKNNKRTIKVPHSVDCLQGILSVIPLQLLAFHLAVLRGYDVDFPRNLAKSVTVE, from the exons ATGTGCG GCATCTTTGCTTACCTGAACTACCATGTGCCCAGGACGAGGAGGGAGATCCTGGAGACCCTCATCAAGGGGCTGCAGCGCCTGGAGTACCGGGGCTACGACTCTGCAG GTGTGGGACTGGACGGAGGAAATGACAAAGACTGGGAGGCCAATGCTTGCAAAATCCACATTATCAAGCAGACGGGGAAAGTGAAGGCTCTGGATGAAGAGGTTCACA AGCAACAGGACATGGACCTGGACATCGAGTTCGACGTGCACCTGGGCATCGCCCACACGCGCTGGGCCACGCACGGCGAGCCCAAACCTGTGAACAGCCACCCGCAGCGCTCGGACAAGAACAACG agtTCATCGTCATCCACAACGGCATCATCACCAACTACAAGgacctgcagaaattcctg gagagCAAGGGCTACGACTTCGAGTCGGAGACGGACACGGAGAGCATCGTCAAGCTGGTCAAGTACATGTACGACAACCGCGACAGCGACGACATCAGCTTCTCCACGCTGGTGGAGAGGGTCATCCAGCAGCTG GAAGGTGCTTTTGCCCTTGTGTTCAAGAGTGTTCATTACCCTGGGCAGGCAGTTGGTACCAG gcgAGGCAGCCCCCTGCTCATCGGCGTGCGCAGCGAGCACAAGCTGTCCACAGACCACATCCCCATCCTGTACCGCACAG CCGTACAATCTATGGATCATTCTTTTGATGGAATATCCATAAAAATGGAGGAAG GGAAGGACAAGAAGGGGAGCTGCAACCTGTCCCGGGTGGACAGCACCACCTGCCTCTTCCCCGTGGAGGAGAAAGCTGTGGAATATTACTTTGCTTCTGATGCCAG cgCGGTCATCGAGCACACCAACCGCGTGATCTTCCTGGAGGACGACGACGTGGCGGCCGTGGTGGACGGCCGTCTGTCCATCCACCGCGTCAAGCGCACGGCCGGCGACCACCCGGGCCGGGCAGTGCAGACCCTGCagatggagctgcagcagatcATGAAGG GTAACTTCAGCTCATTCATGCAGAAGGAAATATTTGAACAGCCAGAATCTGTTGTTAATACCATGAGAGGAAGGGTCAACTTTGATGACTACACTG TGAACCTGGGTGGGCTGAAGGATCACATCAAGGAGATCCAGAGGTGCCGGCGTCTGATCCTCATCGCCTGTGGCACGAGCTACCACGCAGGAGTGGCA acccgccaggtgctggaggagctgaCGGAGTTACCTGTCATGGTGGAGCTGGCCAGTGACTTCCTGGACAGGAACACCCCCGTGTTCAGGGACGATGTCTGCTTCTTCCTCAGCCAGTCAG GGGAGACTGCAGACACCCTGATGTGCCTCCGGTACTGCAAGGAGAGGGGAGCCCTGACCGTGGGCATCACCAACACCGTGGGCAGCTCCATCTCGCGCGAGACCGACTGCGGCGTGCACATCAACGCGGGCCCCGAGATCGGCGTGGCCAGCACCAAG gcCTACACCAGCCAGTTCGTGTCCCTGGTGATGTTTGCCCTGATGATGTGTGACGACAGGATCTCCATGCAGGAGCGGCGCAAGGAGATCATGAGGGGGCTCAAGGGGCTGCCAG ACTTGATCAAGGAGGTGCTGAGCATGGATGATGAGATCCAGAAGCTGGCCACGGAGCTGTACCACCAGAAGTCTGTCCTCATCATGGGACGGGGCTACCACTACGCCACGTGTCTGGAGGGAGCCCTG AAAATCAAAGAAATCACCTACATGCACTCGGAGGGGATCCTGGCTGGGGAGCTGAAGCACGGCCCCCTGGCCCTGGTGGACAAGCTGATGCCTGTGATCATGATCATCATGAGAGACCACACCTATGCCAAGTGCCAGAACGCCCTGCAGCAGGTCATTGCACGCCAG GGCCGGCCTGTGGTGATTTGTGACAAGGAGGACATCGAGACCATcaagaacaacaaaaggacAATCAAAGTGCCCCACTCGGTGGATTGCCTGCAGGGCATCCTGAGCGTCatccccctgcagctgctggccttCCACCTGGCCGTGCTCAGGGGCTACGAT
- the GFPT1 gene encoding glutamine--fructose-6-phosphate aminotransferase [isomerizing] 1 isoform X2, translated as MCGIFAYLNYHVPRTRREILETLIKGLQRLEYRGYDSAGVGLDGGNDKDWEANACKIHIIKQTGKVKALDEEVHKQQDMDLDIEFDVHLGIAHTRWATHGEPKPVNSHPQRSDKNNEFIVIHNGIITNYKDLQKFLESKGYDFESETDTESIVKLVKYMYDNRDSDDISFSTLVERVIQQLEGAFALVFKSVHYPGQAVGTRRGSPLLIGVRSEHKLSTDHIPILYRTGKDKKGSCNLSRVDSTTCLFPVEEKAVEYYFASDASAVIEHTNRVIFLEDDDVAAVVDGRLSIHRVKRTAGDHPGRAVQTLQMELQQIMKGNFSSFMQKEIFEQPESVVNTMRGRVNFDDYTVNLGGLKDHIKEIQRCRRLILIACGTSYHAGVATRQVLEELTELPVMVELASDFLDRNTPVFRDDVCFFLSQSGETADTLMCLRYCKERGALTVGITNTVGSSISRETDCGVHINAGPEIGVASTKAYTSQFVSLVMFALMMCDDRISMQERRKEIMRGLKGLPDLIKEVLSMDDEIQKLATELYHQKSVLIMGRGYHYATCLEGALKIKEITYMHSEGILAGELKHGPLALVDKLMPVIMIIMRDHTYAKCQNALQQVIARQGRPVVICDKEDIETIKNNKRTIKVPHSVDCLQGILSVIPLQLLAFHLAVLRGYDVDFPRNLAKSVTVE; from the exons ATGTGCG GCATCTTTGCTTACCTGAACTACCATGTGCCCAGGACGAGGAGGGAGATCCTGGAGACCCTCATCAAGGGGCTGCAGCGCCTGGAGTACCGGGGCTACGACTCTGCAG GTGTGGGACTGGACGGAGGAAATGACAAAGACTGGGAGGCCAATGCTTGCAAAATCCACATTATCAAGCAGACGGGGAAAGTGAAGGCTCTGGATGAAGAGGTTCACA AGCAACAGGACATGGACCTGGACATCGAGTTCGACGTGCACCTGGGCATCGCCCACACGCGCTGGGCCACGCACGGCGAGCCCAAACCTGTGAACAGCCACCCGCAGCGCTCGGACAAGAACAACG agtTCATCGTCATCCACAACGGCATCATCACCAACTACAAGgacctgcagaaattcctg gagagCAAGGGCTACGACTTCGAGTCGGAGACGGACACGGAGAGCATCGTCAAGCTGGTCAAGTACATGTACGACAACCGCGACAGCGACGACATCAGCTTCTCCACGCTGGTGGAGAGGGTCATCCAGCAGCTG GAAGGTGCTTTTGCCCTTGTGTTCAAGAGTGTTCATTACCCTGGGCAGGCAGTTGGTACCAG gcgAGGCAGCCCCCTGCTCATCGGCGTGCGCAGCGAGCACAAGCTGTCCACAGACCACATCCCCATCCTGTACCGCACAG GGAAGGACAAGAAGGGGAGCTGCAACCTGTCCCGGGTGGACAGCACCACCTGCCTCTTCCCCGTGGAGGAGAAAGCTGTGGAATATTACTTTGCTTCTGATGCCAG cgCGGTCATCGAGCACACCAACCGCGTGATCTTCCTGGAGGACGACGACGTGGCGGCCGTGGTGGACGGCCGTCTGTCCATCCACCGCGTCAAGCGCACGGCCGGCGACCACCCGGGCCGGGCAGTGCAGACCCTGCagatggagctgcagcagatcATGAAGG GTAACTTCAGCTCATTCATGCAGAAGGAAATATTTGAACAGCCAGAATCTGTTGTTAATACCATGAGAGGAAGGGTCAACTTTGATGACTACACTG TGAACCTGGGTGGGCTGAAGGATCACATCAAGGAGATCCAGAGGTGCCGGCGTCTGATCCTCATCGCCTGTGGCACGAGCTACCACGCAGGAGTGGCA acccgccaggtgctggaggagctgaCGGAGTTACCTGTCATGGTGGAGCTGGCCAGTGACTTCCTGGACAGGAACACCCCCGTGTTCAGGGACGATGTCTGCTTCTTCCTCAGCCAGTCAG GGGAGACTGCAGACACCCTGATGTGCCTCCGGTACTGCAAGGAGAGGGGAGCCCTGACCGTGGGCATCACCAACACCGTGGGCAGCTCCATCTCGCGCGAGACCGACTGCGGCGTGCACATCAACGCGGGCCCCGAGATCGGCGTGGCCAGCACCAAG gcCTACACCAGCCAGTTCGTGTCCCTGGTGATGTTTGCCCTGATGATGTGTGACGACAGGATCTCCATGCAGGAGCGGCGCAAGGAGATCATGAGGGGGCTCAAGGGGCTGCCAG ACTTGATCAAGGAGGTGCTGAGCATGGATGATGAGATCCAGAAGCTGGCCACGGAGCTGTACCACCAGAAGTCTGTCCTCATCATGGGACGGGGCTACCACTACGCCACGTGTCTGGAGGGAGCCCTG AAAATCAAAGAAATCACCTACATGCACTCGGAGGGGATCCTGGCTGGGGAGCTGAAGCACGGCCCCCTGGCCCTGGTGGACAAGCTGATGCCTGTGATCATGATCATCATGAGAGACCACACCTATGCCAAGTGCCAGAACGCCCTGCAGCAGGTCATTGCACGCCAG GGCCGGCCTGTGGTGATTTGTGACAAGGAGGACATCGAGACCATcaagaacaacaaaaggacAATCAAAGTGCCCCACTCGGTGGATTGCCTGCAGGGCATCCTGAGCGTCatccccctgcagctgctggccttCCACCTGGCCGTGCTCAGGGGCTACGAT
- the NFU1 gene encoding NFU1 iron-sulfur cluster scaffold homolog, mitochondrial — protein MAAARRLCAAAGLGGRFCHMLLKDHRVTTCQPFHQLLQKKPSLPSAAWHRAVRGMFIQTQDTPNPNSLKFIPGREVLGSRTMEFATPAAAYCSPLARQLFRIEGVKSVFFGPDFITITKDSEDLDWNLLKPDIYATIMDFFASGLPVVTDEAPRTDTAASEEDDEVVLMIKELLDTRIRPTVQEDGGDVIYKGFEDGIVQLKLQGSCTSCPSSLITLKSGIQNMLQFYIPEVEGVEQVVDDDDDVGKEANST, from the exons atggcggcggcgcggcggctctgcgcggcggcggggctgggcGGGCG GTTCTGTCACATGCTGTTAAAAGATCATCGTGTGACAACTTGCCAGCCTTTCCACCAGCTTCTGCAAAAGAAGCCATCTCTTCCCTCTGCAGCATGGCATCGTGCAG TGAGAGGCATGTTTATTCAAACCCAGGACACACCAAATCCAAATAGCTTGAAGTTTATTCCAGGAAGGGAAGTGCTGGGGTCGAGGACCATGGAGTTTGCCACACCAGCTGCAGCCTACTGCTCACCTTTAGCAAG ACAGTTATTCCGGATTGAAGGAGTTAAAAGTGTTTTCTTTGGGCCAGACTTCATCACCATCACCAAG GACAGTGAAGACCTGGATTGGAACTTACTGAAACCAGATATTTATGCAACCATAATGGatttctttgcctctggctTACCTGTAGTTACTGATGAGGCACCCAGGACAGACACAG cTGCTTCAGAAGAAGATGATGAAGTGGTACTGATGATTAAGGAGCTGCTGGATACAAGAATCAG GCCCACAGTGCAGGAAGATGGTGGTGATGTTATCTACAAAGGCTTTGAGGATGGCATTGtgcagctgaagctgcagggGTCGTGCaccagctgccccagctccctcatcaccctcaaGAGTGGCATACAGAACATGCTCCAGTTCTACATCCCTGAGGTGGAAGGCGTTGAGCAG GTTGTTGACGACGATGATGACGTGGGGAAAGAAGCAAATTCTACTTGA